In Candidatus Chlorohelix allophototropha, one DNA window encodes the following:
- a CDS encoding tetratricopeptide repeat protein, which produces MNRNNKQLDLSSLINQGVTEASAGNHQNAQSIFKQVLKIEPNNETALLWMGWLNIGNVEAVSYLERLLANNPNHDVARAYLTQARARSLGTGSLTSGSTFWQRAYKGEAAKATTNASSVVPFLGEFLMRQGFITFKQLQHAVKYHEECSLVGDDRPIGQILVALGYLTREQLEQGLKMQKEQYYRYKAS; this is translated from the coding sequence ATGAACCGAAATAATAAACAGCTAGATTTATCATCGCTGATAAATCAGGGCGTAACCGAAGCCTCCGCGGGAAATCACCAAAATGCTCAAAGCATATTTAAACAAGTTTTAAAAATAGAACCTAATAACGAAACAGCCCTATTGTGGATGGGTTGGCTCAATATCGGCAATGTTGAGGCAGTATCTTATCTAGAAAGATTGCTTGCCAACAACCCTAATCATGATGTTGCACGGGCTTACCTGACACAGGCAAGAGCGCGTTCTTTGGGAACTGGTTCGCTTACAAGCGGAAGCACTTTTTGGCAGCGGGCGTATAAGGGAGAAGCAGCTAAAGCGACCACAAACGCTTCAAGCGTTGTGCCTTTTCTGGGCGAATTTCTGATGCGTCAGGGCTTTATTACTTTCAAGCAACTCCAGCACGCTGTGAAATACCACGAAGAATGTTCTCTAGTGGGTGATGACAGACCGATAGGGCAAATTCTGGTGGCGTTGGGCTACCTAACACGGGAGCAGCTTGAGCAAGGTCTAAAGATGCAAAAAGAACAATATTACAGATATAAGGCTAGTTAG
- a CDS encoding carbohydrate ABC transporter permease, with protein MEAEVNMRSNAMPREVGQRGTLWVVRKVLMYAVLIIGAIISLFPFYYMFMASTLTKSDVLAQPPKLLPQDKLFENIDRLMSDSSLKLAEGIWNSVIIAVLYMVLSVFIASLSGYAFAKYKWRGRDLIFGLFLATLMIPSQVTYVPLFKIIAGGNPFDLVWLGTIQAVILPGLASPFGIFLMRQSMGQFPDELMDAGRIDGAGEFGIFWRLVLPVMRPSLAALAVFMFMSQWNNFFWPLVAQVDTIPTRIGALSGASLIDYSGIMTVTSLSVLPIMVVFLLMQREFISGALAGSVKG; from the coding sequence ATGGAAGCGGAAGTCAATATGCGAAGTAACGCCATGCCCAGAGAGGTTGGGCAGCGCGGCACTTTATGGGTAGTGCGCAAGGTTCTGATGTATGCCGTGTTAATAATCGGTGCAATTATATCGCTGTTCCCGTTCTATTATATGTTCATGGCTTCGACCCTGACTAAATCGGACGTGTTAGCGCAACCACCTAAGCTTTTACCGCAAGATAAGCTCTTTGAAAATATAGACCGCCTAATGTCGGATTCTTCCCTTAAATTGGCAGAAGGCATCTGGAATTCGGTGATAATCGCGGTGCTTTACATGGTGCTGAGCGTGTTTATCGCCTCGCTTTCCGGCTATGCTTTTGCCAAATATAAATGGCGTGGGCGTGATCTTATTTTCGGCTTGTTCTTGGCTACCTTGATGATTCCAAGCCAAGTTACCTATGTGCCTTTGTTTAAGATTATTGCGGGGGGAAATCCCTTTGATTTGGTTTGGTTGGGTACTATCCAAGCGGTAATTCTGCCCGGTTTGGCAAGCCCCTTTGGTATCTTCCTAATGCGCCAATCAATGGGGCAATTTCCCGATGAGTTGATGGATGCCGGGCGGATTGACGGCGCAGGGGAGTTCGGTATTTTCTGGCGATTGGTGCTTCCGGTAATGCGTCCTTCGCTGGCAGCGTTGGCAGTTTTCATGTTTATGAGCCAATGGAACAATTTCTTCTGGCCCCTAGTGGCGCAAGTGGATACCATTCCGACTCGGATCGGGGCGCTTTCCGGCGCAAGTCTGATTGATTATAGCGGTATCATGACGGTTACAAGCCTGTCGGTGCTGCCCATTATGGTAGTATTTTTGCTGATGCAACGCGAATTTATTAGCGGCGCATTGGCGGGTTCGGTCAAAGGCTAA
- a CDS encoding circularly permuted type 2 ATP-grasp protein translates to MSQTFSRYEIDSSRFYDEVFDENNQPRLHYKQLVERFSHLNHAELRARRQTTNVFFLNQGITFTVYGAEEGIERIFPFDLLPRIVPDSEWQQIEKGLEQRITALNLFLQDIYHDQKILKDKVVPTELILSSKNFRREFVGVNPPLGVYIHVTGTDIIRDRDGKYMVLEDNLRSPSGVSYMLQNRQAMKRAFPTMFDHYKVRPIEEYPQELLKVLQEISPVKQREPNVAVLTPGIYNSAYFEHSFLARQMGIELTEGRDLVVNDNKVYTRTTKGLQRVDVIYRRVDDDFLDPLVFRPDSMLGVAGVVNAYRMGNVALANAIGTGVADDKVIYSFVPKIIKYYLDQEPIIENVPTYLASDPTDCKYILENLDKLVVKAANESGGYGMLIGPHATVEEREEFAAKVLANPRNYIAQPTISLSRHPSYINDTDLTGCHIDLRPYILYGKKITIVPGGLTRVALKKGSLVVNSSQGGGSKDTWVLYDN, encoded by the coding sequence ATGTCCCAGACATTTTCTCGTTATGAAATTGATTCATCGCGTTTCTATGATGAAGTGTTCGATGAAAATAACCAGCCTCGCCTACACTATAAGCAATTGGTGGAACGGTTTAGCCATCTGAACCATGCCGAGCTACGCGCTCGCCGTCAGACTACCAATGTATTCTTTCTAAATCAAGGTATAACCTTTACAGTATATGGCGCGGAAGAAGGCATTGAACGTATCTTTCCCTTTGACCTGTTGCCCCGAATCGTGCCTGACAGCGAGTGGCAGCAAATCGAAAAGGGTCTGGAACAGCGTATAACTGCCCTTAACCTATTCCTTCAAGATATCTATCACGACCAGAAGATTTTGAAAGATAAGGTTGTTCCGACTGAGCTAATATTGAGTAGCAAAAACTTCCGCCGTGAATTTGTCGGGGTGAACCCGCCGTTAGGGGTTTATATCCACGTAACCGGCACCGATATTATTCGCGACAGAGACGGCAAGTATATGGTGCTGGAGGATAACCTGCGCAGCCCTAGCGGGGTTTCCTATATGCTCCAAAATCGTCAGGCAATGAAACGCGCCTTCCCTACCATGTTCGACCATTACAAGGTACGCCCCATCGAAGAATACCCCCAAGAACTGTTAAAAGTTCTTCAGGAAATAAGCCCGGTGAAGCAGCGTGAGCCAAACGTGGCGGTACTTACCCCCGGCATTTATAACTCGGCTTATTTTGAACATAGCTTTCTGGCGCGGCAAATGGGTATCGAACTCACCGAAGGGCGCGATTTGGTAGTAAATGATAACAAGGTCTATACCCGCACTACCAAAGGCTTACAGCGGGTGGACGTTATTTATCGGCGCGTGGATGACGACTTTCTCGACCCGTTAGTGTTCCGTCCCGATTCAATGCTAGGCGTGGCGGGGGTGGTCAATGCCTACCGCATGGGTAACGTAGCGTTGGCAAATGCTATCGGTACGGGCGTAGCCGATGACAAGGTTATATACAGCTTTGTACCTAAAATTATCAAATACTATCTCGATCAAGAACCCATTATCGAGAATGTGCCAACTTACCTTGCCAGCGACCCGACTGATTGTAAATATATTCTAGAAAATCTCGATAAGTTAGTGGTAAAAGCTGCCAATGAATCGGGCGGCTATGGCATGCTAATCGGGCCGCACGCTACCGTAGAAGAGCGCGAAGAATTTGCCGCTAAGGTGCTGGCAAATCCTCGCAACTATATCGCGCAACCGACCATCTCTCTTTCAAGGCATCCTAGCTATATTAACGATACCGACCTGACCGGATGCCACATTGACCTTCGCCCTTATATTCTGTACGGCAAAAAAATTACTATTGTACCGGGTGGCTTAACCCGCGTTGCGCTGAAGAAGGGTTCGCTGGTGGTAAACTCTTCACAGGGCGGCGGCAGTAAAGATACTTGGGTTTTGTACGATAACTAA
- a CDS encoding transglutaminase family protein: MKLKVEHTTLFEYDAPIYETLTEVRLQPGENPTIPQQVLSFELKVDPTANFFQYTDFYGNTVHYFNLLQSHKRVEIKSIAVVDTTSEHCYPGEENEIMLYEFLNESKYIHFDPQIQKFAAEFQSLINDPYKLSEKVCRTINSTFVYEPGVTDVHSTTAVVMTLGRGVCQDFAHIMIATCRYLGIPARYVSGYYYGGATREQFDMASHAWCEIYCGAEIGWAAFDPTHDTLFVDERYIRIGAGRDYSDVTLVRGTYKGNVKERLKVIVRVSAVA, encoded by the coding sequence ATGAAACTTAAAGTCGAACATACGACGCTGTTCGAATATGACGCGCCGATTTACGAAACTCTTACCGAAGTGCGCCTACAGCCCGGCGAAAACCCTACTATCCCACAGCAAGTTCTCAGCTTTGAGCTTAAAGTTGACCCAACTGCTAATTTTTTCCAATATACCGATTTTTATGGCAATACTGTCCATTATTTTAACCTGCTCCAAAGCCATAAAAGAGTGGAAATAAAATCTATAGCGGTAGTGGATACAACCTCTGAGCATTGCTATCCGGGGGAAGAAAACGAAATAATGCTGTATGAATTTCTGAACGAGAGCAAGTATATCCATTTTGACCCTCAGATTCAGAAGTTTGCGGCGGAATTTCAATCGCTCATCAACGACCCCTACAAGCTTAGTGAAAAGGTGTGCCGCACCATCAATAGCACCTTTGTGTATGAACCGGGCGTTACCGATGTGCATAGCACCACAGCGGTGGTAATGACTCTGGGGCGAGGGGTTTGCCAAGATTTTGCCCATATTATGATTGCCACCTGTCGCTATCTGGGAATACCCGCGCGTTATGTTAGCGGCTATTATTACGGGGGCGCAACCCGCGAACAATTCGACATGGCAAGCCATGCTTGGTGCGAGATTTATTGTGGCGCGGAGATAGGTTGGGCGGCATTTGACCCTACCCATGACACGCTGTTCGTGGATGAACGCTATATCCGCATCGGCGCAGGCAGGGATTATTCGGATGTAACGCTGGTGCGCGGTACTTACAAGGGTAATGTTAAGGAACGTCTCAAGGTTATCGTAAGGGTATCGGCGGTAGCTTAA
- the infA gene encoding translation initiation factor IF-1, with amino-acid sequence MDGKVVKALPNAMFEVELDNGHSVLGHISGKIRKNFIRILPGDRVTLELSPYDLTRGRITYRFK; translated from the coding sequence GTGGATGGTAAGGTGGTAAAAGCGCTTCCCAATGCAATGTTTGAGGTTGAATTGGATAACGGACATAGCGTTTTAGGGCATATCAGCGGTAAAATTCGCAAAAACTTCATCCGAATCTTACCGGGAGATCGTGTGACTTTGGAACTCTCCCCGTATGATCTTACCAGAGGTCGTATTACGTACCGTTTCAAATAA
- a CDS encoding CopD family protein, with protein sequence MPNHKYKTLFKGLIIALALGIVLAILPGTVFAHAQYLHSNPPTNSSFPSGNPPTQVQVWFSEGIEPKFSSLGVYDKSGTRVDTNQLRFFQADDTTMAVSLPPNLPDGAYTVSYQNVSREDGHAVKGSFSFVVGAGALPATAESILDGVSSNDMDANPWGVPLRWLNYIAMSAVVGSLVFLLLVWQPTVQKLSSKVGAELKESSTKLYNLAYKFLGWSLGLLFIGWIAFLVFQATVVGNVYPWQIFENNTLGNLLLSSRFGNIWLVRLDLILVAFLLWAFARGSGRVKIPGMKRANLVPETESSVIVADEGNRPLRGWILWVILLLGAGIMLTTSLNSHAVATRYPLLLVPNDMLHLLSTGFWIGGLFFMVLGLPVALRALVPGTGDRTRLLAALIPQFSFVAILSVAFLLISGTIQAAVQLGSLDGFFSSGYGIALFIKLCFSAPLLLIGAYNLLNVSPRMKKFARRKGDGEGAAGSLEAGSLQRFFRRSVMIEAGLALVLLVWVALLTSFGPPSQDMSSSKDLFTLRGQAADIKYVLAISPNQVGDNIFEVELKDTSDKPIQNTTAVLLRFSHVEMDMGIEEVELKPFLTKPGRYSLTGNALSMTGNWNVTLLVRRPNADDVTVPLKLKLTS encoded by the coding sequence ATGCCTAACCACAAATATAAAACCTTGTTTAAAGGATTAATCATAGCGCTTGCCTTGGGTATAGTGCTGGCAATTTTACCCGGCACTGTTTTTGCCCATGCCCAATACTTGCATAGCAACCCGCCTACCAATTCTTCCTTCCCCTCCGGCAACCCCCCCACTCAGGTACAAGTTTGGTTCAGCGAAGGGATCGAGCCAAAATTCAGCAGTTTGGGAGTTTATGATAAAAGCGGCACGCGCGTGGATACCAACCAATTGCGCTTTTTCCAAGCCGATGACACTACAATGGCGGTTTCGCTTCCCCCCAACCTACCGGACGGCGCATATACCGTTAGCTATCAGAACGTTTCGCGAGAGGACGGGCATGCGGTTAAGGGGAGTTTTAGCTTTGTGGTAGGCGCGGGGGCTTTGCCTGCTACCGCCGAGAGTATTTTGGATGGGGTAAGCAGCAATGACATGGATGCTAACCCGTGGGGCGTTCCTTTGCGCTGGCTGAATTATATCGCCATGTCAGCCGTAGTCGGTAGCCTTGTTTTTCTATTGTTGGTGTGGCAACCCACCGTCCAAAAGTTGAGCAGCAAGGTTGGTGCTGAGCTAAAGGAAAGTTCTACAAAGCTATACAACCTAGCCTATAAGTTTCTAGGTTGGAGTCTTGGTCTATTGTTTATCGGCTGGATAGCCTTTCTGGTTTTTCAAGCGACTGTAGTAGGGAATGTCTATCCTTGGCAGATATTTGAAAATAATACGCTTGGCAATTTGCTGCTTTCAAGCCGCTTCGGCAATATCTGGTTAGTGCGCTTGGATTTGATACTGGTGGCTTTTTTGCTGTGGGCTTTTGCGAGAGGTTCGGGGCGCGTGAAAATACCGGGCATGAAACGCGCCAATCTAGTACCTGAAACCGAGTCTTCTGTAATCGTAGCGGATGAAGGCAACCGCCCGTTGCGAGGCTGGATACTTTGGGTAATACTGCTACTCGGCGCGGGCATTATGCTCACCACTTCGCTCAATTCCCATGCGGTTGCCACCCGCTACCCCTTATTGCTGGTGCCAAATGATATGCTGCACCTACTCAGCACCGGGTTCTGGATTGGCGGTTTATTTTTTATGGTTTTGGGGCTTCCGGTGGCATTACGCGCTTTAGTACCCGGTACGGGTGATCGCACCCGCTTGTTGGCAGCCTTAATCCCTCAATTTTCCTTTGTGGCGATACTGAGCGTGGCATTTCTACTCATCAGCGGCACGATTCAGGCAGCCGTTCAACTCGGTTCGCTGGATGGGTTCTTTAGTAGCGGCTACGGCATCGCGCTATTCATCAAATTATGTTTTTCCGCGCCTCTTTTACTCATAGGGGCGTACAACCTGTTAAATGTAAGCCCCCGAATGAAAAAATTCGCCCGCCGTAAAGGGGATGGCGAAGGGGCAGCGGGTTCGTTAGAGGCGGGCAGTTTACAGCGGTTCTTCCGCCGTTCGGTGATGATAGAAGCAGGGTTAGCGTTGGTGCTGCTGGTATGGGTGGCGCTCTTGACCAGTTTCGGACCGCCTTCTCAGGATATGAGTTCCTCTAAAGACCTTTTCACCCTACGCGGTCAGGCGGCTGATATTAAATATGTGCTGGCGATTAGCCCCAACCAAGTGGGGGATAATATCTTTGAAGTAGAGTTAAAGGATACTAGCGATAAGCCGATTCAAAATACCACCGCCGTATTGTTGCGCTTTAGCCATGTAGAAATGGATATGGGGATAGAGGAAGTCGAGTTAAAGCCTTTTTTAACCAAGCCGGGGCGTTACAGCCTTACCGGAAACGCCTTGAGCATGACGGGTAACTGGAACGTTACTTTGCTGGTGCGCCGTCCCAACGCCGATGATGTGACAGTGCCACTCAAACTCAAGCTGACTTCATAA
- a CDS encoding carbohydrate ABC transporter permease: protein MQNVSTRPKQGSGGWKGFRLSPKVAPYVFVAPALILFSIFMIYPIIYSFLLSLQKNVAGEQKWVGLDNYSRLLGDELFRKALFNTFIILIIQVPIQLSLAMLLAVGLNSKFLRMKSFFRAVYFLPAITSLAAASVIFRILFADPDGFVNSFVSVFGFGPIHWTLDETWNRVLLILAITWRWTGYNMVIYLSGLQGIPEDLYEAAAVDGASRSTRFFRITIPLMQPIILFTTILSTIGTLQIFDESYLLTNGGPQNATMTVGFYLYRTAFRQADFSYASTIAYGLLVIIAVLSFLQFRFTGGREEAS, encoded by the coding sequence ATGCAAAACGTTTCAACCCGACCGAAACAAGGTTCGGGAGGTTGGAAAGGCTTCCGGCTTAGCCCGAAAGTAGCGCCATATGTATTTGTCGCGCCTGCCTTAATTTTGTTCTCTATTTTTATGATTTACCCTATCATCTACTCTTTTTTGCTAAGTTTGCAAAAGAACGTAGCGGGAGAACAAAAATGGGTAGGGCTGGATAATTATAGCCGCTTGCTAGGGGATGAGCTTTTTCGCAAAGCCCTTTTCAATACCTTCATAATACTGATAATCCAAGTTCCGATACAGCTTTCTCTGGCAATGCTATTAGCTGTTGGACTTAATTCCAAGTTTTTGCGAATGAAATCCTTCTTCCGGGCAGTATATTTCTTACCCGCGATTACCTCGCTGGCGGCTGCCTCCGTAATTTTTAGGATTTTGTTCGCCGACCCGGACGGTTTCGTAAACTCATTCGTATCGGTGTTCGGCTTTGGGCCTATCCACTGGACGCTGGATGAAACCTGGAACCGGGTATTGCTAATTTTGGCAATTACTTGGCGTTGGACAGGTTATAACATGGTTATATATCTATCGGGTTTGCAGGGTATCCCCGAAGATTTATACGAAGCGGCGGCAGTGGATGGCGCAAGCCGTAGCACCCGCTTCTTCCGCATCACTATTCCGTTGATGCAGCCGATAATTCTATTCACCACGATTTTATCAACAATCGGCACACTCCAGATTTTCGATGAAAGCTACCTCTTAACCAATGGTGGTCCGCAAAATGCCACAATGACGGTTGGATTTTACCTTTACCGTACCGCTTTCAGGCAGGCAGATTTCTCCTATGCTTCGACTATCGCCTATGGCTTGCTGGTGATTATCGCGGTGCTATCATTCCTGCAATTCCGGTTTACCGGAGGTCGAGAGGAGGCAAGTTAA
- a CDS encoding RNA recognition motif domain-containing protein codes for MGKKLYVGSLSYSTSEATLERVFAQAGRVESVRLIMDRDTGRPKGFGFVEMSTNEEAQQAITMLNGFSLDGRAIIVNEARPQESRGGGGGGGFSQDRRGGGGGGGRGGYRY; via the coding sequence TTGGGCAAGAAACTTTATGTAGGAAGCCTTTCCTACAGTACCAGTGAAGCAACACTTGAGCGAGTATTCGCACAGGCTGGCAGGGTCGAATCCGTACGTCTGATTATGGATCGCGATACCGGTCGCCCCAAGGGTTTTGGTTTCGTCGAAATGAGCACCAATGAAGAAGCGCAGCAGGCTATAACCATGCTAAACGGTTTTTCACTTGATGGTCGCGCTATCATCGTAAACGAAGCCCGCCCGCAGGAATCTCGTGGCGGTGGCGGTGGTGGTGGTTTCTCGCAGGATCGTCGCGGCGGTGGTGGCGGCGGTGGTCGCGGTGGATATCGCTACTAA
- a CDS encoding ABC transporter substrate-binding protein, with protein sequence MRTISAAKRLSLLVVLALLSMAILAACGDNTATPVPATTAAAATTAAGAATTAAAAGGGTVNTTVKGDVTVWGWNVAAKSLQADVEGFNKLYPNVKVTVQDIGRLDVYDKLTTGLAAGGVGLPDVVQVESDHMDVYTSKFPDGFADLTEKATKYEKDFDPSKWAQSKINGKIRSIPWDSGPVGVFYRTDMFQKAGVDATKIETWDDYIEAGKKVVAANPGVKMNTIDYTKDDGLFRMILGQQGGYYFNKDGKITLTSPEAVSAMTVVKKLNDAGLLLNSSGWDGTVAANKNNKVATQIFGVWWSGTIMSEAPEQKGLWDVMPIPALTKGGSRASNLGGSTLAIPAKTKNLDAAWAFVEYSMATKDGQNNIIKNFGIWPSYIPAYSDPFYSANQPYFNNKPIWKMFADQIPQLKAAYYTGDNDKGLSVGADAQAAVLSGTDPAAALQKGADALKQQTGRDILK encoded by the coding sequence ATGAGAACTATTAGTGCGGCTAAACGTTTGTCGCTACTGGTGGTACTTGCTTTGTTATCAATGGCGATACTGGCGGCTTGCGGTGATAACACTGCTACTCCGGTACCCGCTACAACCGCCGCTGCTGCTACGACTGCCGCTGGCGCTGCCACAACTGCTGCTGCTGCCGGTGGCGGAACAGTAAATACCACCGTGAAAGGTGATGTTACTGTTTGGGGTTGGAACGTTGCGGCTAAATCGCTGCAAGCGGACGTAGAAGGCTTCAACAAACTTTATCCTAACGTCAAAGTTACCGTTCAGGACATTGGTCGTCTGGATGTTTACGATAAACTGACTACCGGATTGGCAGCGGGTGGCGTAGGCTTGCCCGATGTTGTACAGGTAGAAAGCGATCACATGGATGTTTATACTTCCAAATTCCCCGATGGCTTCGCCGATTTGACCGAAAAAGCCACCAAGTACGAGAAGGATTTTGACCCTTCCAAGTGGGCACAATCCAAAATTAACGGCAAGATTCGCTCAATCCCGTGGGATTCGGGGCCGGTAGGCGTATTCTATCGCACCGATATGTTCCAGAAAGCGGGCGTTGACGCTACCAAAATCGAAACTTGGGATGATTATATCGAAGCTGGCAAGAAGGTTGTCGCGGCTAACCCCGGCGTGAAGATGAATACTATCGACTACACCAAAGATGACGGCTTGTTCCGCATGATTTTGGGACAGCAGGGCGGCTATTACTTCAATAAAGACGGCAAGATTACCTTGACCTCTCCTGAAGCTGTAAGCGCGATGACCGTTGTCAAGAAGTTGAACGATGCGGGCTTGTTGCTCAATAGCTCTGGTTGGGACGGTACGGTTGCCGCCAACAAGAACAACAAAGTTGCTACCCAAATCTTCGGCGTATGGTGGAGTGGTACCATTATGTCGGAAGCGCCTGAGCAAAAAGGTCTTTGGGATGTAATGCCTATTCCTGCGCTGACCAAAGGCGGCTCTCGCGCCAGCAATTTGGGTGGTTCTACTTTGGCTATTCCTGCCAAGACCAAGAACTTGGATGCGGCATGGGCTTTCGTAGAATATAGCATGGCTACCAAAGATGGTCAGAATAACATTATCAAGAATTTTGGTATCTGGCCCAGCTACATCCCGGCGTATAGTGACCCGTTCTATTCTGCCAATCAGCCTTACTTCAACAATAAGCCGATTTGGAAGATGTTCGCCGATCAAATCCCTCAGTTGAAAGCGGCGTATTACACCGGTGACAACGACAAAGGTTTGTCGGTGGGAGCGGATGCGCAAGCGGCGGTATTGAGCGGAACCGATCCGGCGGCGGCGTTGCAGAAAGGGGCGGACGCGCTCAAGCAACAAACCGGGCGTGATATTCTGAAGTAG
- a CDS encoding bifunctional transcriptional activator/DNA repair enzyme AdaA has product MEQTFAKQTEMIREACRYIEENADSPITLAQLSNHLNVSPFHFQRAFKREMGITPRQYVEIYRHEKLKSNLKLGEAVADATYEAGFGSSSRVYENAGMRLGMTPARYRKGGEGVKISYTIANSPLGLLLLAATAQGICVASFGEDEQSLEAALRKEYPNAILQRDEANLHEWIKLILEHLKGKTPKLDLPLAVSFTPFQGKVWEKLREIPYGSSCSYREVARAVGNSKAARAVARACASNPVALLIPCHRVVRGNGELGGYRWGLERKRTLLEREQENINVAEKAV; this is encoded by the coding sequence GTGGAACAAACTTTTGCTAAACAAACCGAGATGATTCGGGAAGCATGCCGATATATCGAAGAAAATGCCGATAGCCCCATTACGCTGGCGCAGTTGAGCAACCACTTAAACGTTAGCCCTTTCCATTTTCAGCGCGCTTTCAAGCGGGAAATGGGAATTACCCCACGCCAATATGTTGAAATCTATAGGCATGAAAAACTAAAGAGTAATCTAAAGCTCGGCGAGGCGGTGGCGGATGCTACTTATGAAGCGGGTTTCGGTTCAAGCAGTCGCGTGTACGAAAATGCGGGTATGCGGCTTGGTATGACCCCTGCCAGATACCGTAAAGGCGGCGAAGGGGTAAAAATCAGTTACACAATTGCAAATTCTCCTTTGGGGTTATTGCTGTTAGCAGCAACTGCGCAGGGCATTTGCGTAGCCAGCTTCGGGGAAGATGAACAGAGTTTGGAAGCAGCTTTGCGGAAAGAATATCCCAACGCGATTTTACAACGCGATGAGGCTAATTTGCACGAATGGATTAAATTGATCTTAGAGCATCTTAAAGGAAAAACCCCCAAACTCGACCTACCGCTTGCCGTTTCCTTTACGCCCTTTCAAGGAAAAGTTTGGGAGAAGTTGCGAGAAATTCCCTATGGAAGCTCTTGCTCATATCGCGAAGTGGCGCGGGCAGTGGGTAATTCTAAAGCAGCGCGGGCAGTGGCGCGGGCTTGCGCTTCAAATCCGGTTGCCTTGCTCATTCCCTGCCATCGGGTGGTACGCGGCAACGGTGAGTTGGGCGGCTATCGGTGGGGGTTAGAGCGGAAGCGCACCTTGCTTGAACGCGAACAAGAAAATATTAACGTGGCGGAAAAAGCCGTTTGA
- a CDS encoding alpha-E domain-containing protein, with protein sequence MLSRVAESMFWMSRYIERAENTARFLDVNFHLLLDLNQITQVDNRRYWEALIMATSDEARYNKLYDRYTADTVTDFLVFNRNNPNSILSCINLARENARSIIESISSEMWEQINDLHHFLLRATPQQVKGDPYNFYKVIKTGSQTFQGITDCTMSRSEAWNFVQAGKYVERADNTSRILDVKYHMLRPRSGERYESVDIIQWMAVLKSCSALEAFRKVHSAKIEPDIILHFLMLDREFPRSLYFSIVALEQALWRISGSSRRNYTNNADRLIGKMEAEMAYTTLGDIHERDLHRFLEDVQFNLARVGDQIHQIYFAYHVPISSDDELEPALPFTGLSGGRAQWSQAQQQQQQ encoded by the coding sequence ATGCTGAGCCGCGTGGCTGAATCAATGTTCTGGATGAGCCGCTATATTGAGCGGGCGGAAAATACCGCACGGTTTCTTGATGTCAATTTTCATCTGTTGCTCGATCTGAACCAGATTACGCAGGTAGATAATCGGCGCTACTGGGAAGCGCTTATAATGGCGACCAGCGATGAAGCGCGTTATAACAAGCTGTACGACCGCTATACCGCCGATACCGTAACCGATTTTCTGGTGTTCAATCGCAATAACCCCAACTCTATCCTGAGTTGCATTAATCTGGCGCGAGAGAATGCGCGCAGTATTATTGAGAGTATCTCCAGCGAAATGTGGGAACAGATTAACGACCTCCATCATTTTCTGTTACGCGCTACTCCACAGCAGGTTAAGGGCGACCCCTATAATTTCTATAAGGTAATTAAGACCGGTTCACAGACCTTTCAGGGCATAACCGATTGCACTATGTCGCGCAGCGAGGCTTGGAACTTTGTACAAGCGGGTAAGTATGTGGAACGTGCCGACAATACCTCCCGCATATTGGATGTGAAATACCATATGCTGCGTCCCCGTAGCGGCGAGCGTTACGAGTCGGTGGACATAATCCAATGGATGGCGGTTTTGAAAAGTTGCAGCGCGTTGGAAGCTTTCCGCAAAGTCCATTCCGCCAAAATCGAACCTGACATTATCTTGCACTTCCTGATGCTGGATAGAGAATTTCCGCGCAGCCTCTATTTCTCAATTGTCGCGCTTGAACAGGCGCTCTGGCGTATTTCGGGTAGTTCTCGCCGCAATTACACCAATAATGCCGACCGCTTAATCGGTAAAATGGAAGCAGAGATGGCATATACTACGCTAGGAGATATTCATGAGCGTGATTTGCATCGCTTCCTTGAGGATGTGCAATTCAACCTTGCGAGGGTTGGCGACCAAATTCACCAAATCTATTTCGCCTACCATGTGCCGATTTCCAGTGATGACGAGCTTGAACCCGCTTTACCGTTCACCGGGCTTTCCGGCGGTAGGGCGCAGTGGAGTCAGGCGCAGCAGCAGCAGCAGCAATAA